The DNA window TTGTGGACCGGTGTAGGACCGACATGGGCGGTCTCTTCCCAGCTGCCGTGGATGTGGCCGCAGACGGTGAGCCGGGGCGTGTGGGCCTCGATGGCCTCGCGGACCGCGACGCTGCCGAGCGACTGGCCCTTCGAGTCGCGGTCCACCGCGTCTTTGGGCGGGGAGTGCGCCACGAGCACGGCCCCCTCCGGACAGTCGGACAGCAGGGTCCGGGCCTCGTCTTCGGTCAGGTCGTAGCTCCACGGGCCGAACGGGGTCACGGGCACGCCGCCGCCGAGGCCGAAAAACGGGGTGCCGTCGATCGTCGTGCCGCCGCCGTGCAGCACGTGCGCGGCGCCCCAGCCGGCGGCGTCGATCTGGGCCTCCAGTTCGTCCTCCGTCTCGGCGTTGCCCGGCACCAGGACCGTCGGCGTGTCGATGGCGGAGAGTGTCTCGATGGGCGCCTGTAGGTTGCGCCGGGCCACGCAGAAGTCGCCGGCGCCGACCACCACGTCGACGTCGGCGGCGCGGTCGACGAGGCGCTGGCAGGCCTCGCGGTCGCCGTGCACGTCGCTGAAGAGAAGGAGGTCCATTGGGGTGAGCGTTGAGGGTTTCGGGTTGAGAGTTGAGTGTTGGCGTCGGAGTCCTCGTTCAAAAACTGACGCGCTCGAGCGCGGGGCCGTGGAGGAATCGTCATTTCTCGTTGCCGTCGGTGGGTCGAGAATCCGCGACGGGGAGGGACCGGGCCGAGTTGCCGACGACGCCGAGGCTGCTGGCGGCCATGGCGAGGGCGGCGAAGAGGGGGTTGATGAGGCCGACCAGGGCCAGCGGAATGGCCACGGCGTTGTAGAGGAAGGCCCAGGCCAGGTTCTGACGAATGCGGCGCCGCGCGGCGCGGGCCAGGGAAAAGACCGCCGGGATGTGGGTCAGGTCGCCGCGCAGGATCACCACGTCGGCGGAGTCGGCGGCCAGGGCGGTGGGGCCGAAGGCGATGCCCACGTCGGCCTCGGCGAGGGCGGGGGCGTCGTTGCTGCCGTCCCCAATCATGGCGACGGTCCCGGCGTCGCGCAGCCCGCGGACGAGGTCGGACTTCTCGGCGGGCTGCACCTCGGCGATCACGCGGTCGATGGCGTCGTGCTCGCGGAGCGGGCGGGCCGCCGCGGTGCTGTCCCCGGTGATGACCACGACCTCACGCGCGTCGCCCCGGAGCGCGTCCATGACGGCGAGGCCCTCGTCGCGCAGGGTGTCGCCCACCACGATGAGGCCCTGCACCGCGCCGTCCCACCCCACGGCGACGGGCACCTGGGCGTTTTCCTGCGCGGCCTCGGCCCGCTCGGCCAGGGTGTCGTCCATGCGCAGGCCCTCCGTCCGGAGCCACTCGGGGTGGCCCACCCGCACCCGGTCGCCGTCCACGCGTCCCTCCACGCCCCGGGGGCGGCTGCGCACATCGGTGGCCCGGGCGGGCGCCCCGTCGCCGGCGGGAACTCGCTCCCCGTCCTCGACGATGGCGCGGGCCACGGGGTGGGCGGCGTGCTGCTCCACCGCGCGGGCCCGCCGCCACGTCGCCGCGTCGGCCGCGGCGTCGACCACCTGCATGGCGCCGGTGGTGAGGGTCCCGGTCTTGTCCACCGCCAGCGTATCGACGTCCGGCGCCGTCTCGAAGAGCGACACGTCCCGGATGACGATGCCGCGCTCCAGGGCCGTGCGCAGCCCCGAGGCCACGGCGAGGGGCGTGGCGAGGCCGAGCGCGCAGGGGCACGAGACGATGAGGACGGACAGCCCCGTAAGCAGGGCCGTCGCGGCCGGCGCCCCGCTGGCCCACTGCCAGCCGAACGCGACGGCCGCTAGGACCAGCACGAGCGGCACGAACACCGCCGCGATGCGGTCGGCCACGCGCTGGGCCC is part of the Salinibacter ruber DSM 13855 genome and encodes:
- a CDS encoding heavy metal translocating P-type ATPase, producing MPTCTYCDAPTDAPVTAEDVDGVFCCSGCLEAHRVADPDAHDACCHHGDGHGHAGHDPDRDTDETETAFLHVRGMHCTSCEDFIETVAASTDGIHEAEASYASDMAKVAYDPSRHHESDLPALLSQAGYEAHLTAPEDETADQNTAARLVFGGFFGMMVMVVYIVLLYPVHLGGEGLVDLSTEGGTYVLANVWAFTTFVLLVTGWPTLRGAAVSLRVLQPNMDLLVGLAAVSAYLYSGGAVLMGQTDVYFDVTVVIIMAVSLGHYYEDRVKRRATDLLSTLTREQVDEARRVSEGATETVAVDDLEPGDRVQVRAGERVPVDGTVAEGRAAVDESLVTGESLPVTRAEGDDVIGGAVVTNNALTVEVGAAAESTLDRLVNLMWNIQSSQPGAQRVADRIAAVFVPLVLVLAAVAFGWQWASGAPAATALLTGLSVLIVSCPCALGLATPLAVASGLRTALERGIVIRDVSLFETAPDVDTLAVDKTGTLTTGAMQVVDAAADAATWRRARAVEQHAAHPVARAIVEDGERVPAGDGAPARATDVRSRPRGVEGRVDGDRVRVGHPEWLRTEGLRMDDTLAERAEAAQENAQVPVAVGWDGAVQGLIVVGDTLRDEGLAVMDALRGDAREVVVITGDSTAAARPLREHDAIDRVIAEVQPAEKSDLVRGLRDAGTVAMIGDGSNDAPALAEADVGIAFGPTALAADSADVVILRGDLTHIPAVFSLARAARRRIRQNLAWAFLYNAVAIPLALVGLINPLFAALAMAASSLGVVGNSARSLPVADSRPTDGNEK
- a CDS encoding metallophosphoesterase family protein gives rise to the protein MDLLLFSDVHGDREACQRLVDRAADVDVVVGAGDFCVARRNLQAPIETLSAIDTPTVLVPGNAETEDELEAQIDAAGWGAAHVLHGGGTTIDGTPFFGLGGGVPVTPFGPWSYDLTEDEARTLLSDCPEGAVLVAHSPPKDAVDRDSKGQSLGSVAVREAIEAHTPRLTVCGHIHGSWEETAHVGPTPVHNAGPHGRIWTLSEADGA